TTTCACTCCAATAAACTTACGAGTCTAAACTGTGGCAGATATTTTTTTATAGACTCCAACAACTTACGAGTATAAACTATgatgtaaaaaaataaaaaataaaacaggcTTCAGACTTCATAAGCTTAAACCGTCGTACAAAAAAAGGTACGTACATGCATTTATATAATAAAAAATAGGATAAAATAAATAAGGCTTCAGGCCATACACAACGATAGTGTAAATAAATAAGGATGCTTCAACGTCGAGGCTGGCGTACTAGCACATCATGCATAAAATTTGGAGTTCCCACGTGAATAAACAAAGTACTGATACATCTGAATTGAAACTGAAGACTGAAATTAAATGGTTCAAAGCGGAATGATGGATTGAAATGGCCAAAAAAAACTAAATGAAGTCGACGCGCTCTCAAGGAGCTCGCCAGTTCTACAGGTTGTTCAACAGCTGACTTGCTTCGGTCTTTAAATCTGTTGTGTTTTGTTTAAATTCAGCAAGCCTTGTACGTTTGCCAGCATTGGTATCCTGTAGACTCTTCAGCAACTTCTTCTGTTCAGATTGATAGGCTTCATGTGCTTGCCGGCGTTGTTCCATTTTCAATTTAAGCTTGTGCAAAGTAGCAGTAACCTCTTCAAGCTGGGCCTTCAGTTCTGCTTCCCGTGCCTCCATTTCAGTGCACTTCTTTTCCACGGCAGATAAGTCCCCAATTATGTCCTTGGAAACTTCATGGCCAGACTTAATCTTAAGTTCTACTTCAGCAACAACATGTTCATCTCGCTCGGATTCCTTCGTGAATTTGGTCTGGCCACCCTCCAACTTCTTGGAAAGCTCAATAAGCCCGACCAACATGGCCTGCACCTTAGCTACCTCAGGCACTTGCGTGGGCAGCGTCTGAGAAACACTCTCAAGCATGATGCGTCGCTCGGGATCACCAAGGGTAAAGTCATTCAGTCCTTCGAGGGCTCGTTTCACTACGAAATCCGTAGCATCCATAAACGTGTCCTTGATGAAACTGTAGTCCATCTGTGCGCCTTTCCCTGATACAACCATCACCTCAAGGTCTAGTGAGTGGCGAATTTCTTGGTCACAACCTAAAAAAAAGGAAGAGTCGTGAGAATTTGATGATAATGATGGTTCATAGACACGGCcaattaaataaatatttatagGTAAATAAACTACCAGGTAAAGTTGACAAGAAATCAAGAGCACTAGGGGTATGGGGCACATCTTCTGTCACACCCGGGCTGGAAGGTAGACGACTTGTGCCACACTCGCCAATGGTATAATCCTCGACGGATAAATCGAAAAGGTCACCAAGGCCATGGTCCTTTTCTCCTGTGAGAACATGGCCAAAATCTTCATCATTAACAAGGTTACTGAGTTCAACATCTAATGACGGACCGTCCAAGGTTATTGGTTCAGAAAAATCATATTTTAGGGAAAAATCAAGTTTGCGTTTGAGGGGGAGCCTCTCTTCCTCGTCAGCATGAGTGGGCGATAAATTTCTACGCTTCTGTCCGCCGGTGGCCGGG
The sequence above is drawn from the Triticum aestivum cultivar Chinese Spring chromosome 7A, IWGSC CS RefSeq v2.1, whole genome shotgun sequence genome and encodes:
- the LOC123151372 gene encoding uncharacterized protein, with amino-acid sequence MVCVQLVHFFVVLISTNNIILLYMWLQQSGVPKSVVAVGSSSAHPLLVGSDDLPKTAPATGGQKRRNLSPTHADEEERLPLKRKLDFSLKYDFSEPITLDGPSLDVELSNLVNDEDFGHVLTGEKDHGLGDLFDLSVEDYTIGECGTSRLPSSPGVTEDVPHTPSALDFLSTLPGCDQEIRHSLDLEVMVVSGKGAQMDYSFIKDTFMDATDFVVKRALEGLNDFTLGDPERRIMLESVSQTLPTQVPEVAKVQAMLVGLIELSKKLEGGQTKFTKESERDEHVVAEVELKIKSGHEVSKDIIGDLSAVEKKCTEMEAREAELKAQLEEVTATLHKLKLKMEQRRQAHEAYQSEQKKLLKSLQDTNAGKRTRLAEFKQNTTDLKTEASQLLNNL